ATTGAAACCATCAGGAGTGAGGCTAGATGTCGATGGCACTTATCAGAGTAGGcagttattttttttagtataaataataaaattgcaCTATCTATAAGTGATCTTTTAACAATCAATTCAATGCatatttttatcttattttagTTTTACTCTACCTTTTATTCTAGAAGTAGGCATATCTTAGTTATCTATCATAACCTAGCGCTATACCCTTACCATAGCCCTTTCGGCTTAGCACTACACCCTTATCATAGCATAACGCTACATCCCTTATCCACCTTCCAACGACAATATAACGGTGGTGAAAATAATTGAAGGTCAATTCACTTGAACCATGCCACATTCTATCCTCCCTTTGATCCCTATCATCATCTTTCTGACTGATCAAACGTCAGTGGCATGCTTGTGCCAACCAATCTTGTTGTCGTTGAAGATCTGACATTTTTCTCGGCCAACCAAACAAATTCTCTAGGACCTGGGTTCCTTGGTGCTCATCCAAATAGGACAAAAAGATGCCAACATGTGGTAAAAGTTTTTGAATATCAAGGTACCAGAATTCATGCTACTATTATGAGCCAGGCCTTGTGCCTAAATTATATTCATTTTTAGTTAGTCTTCGGATTGggcctatttaaaatttgatatttttatacCGAAATTCGTCATGTGATCAGCTCTAGCAGAAACTTGCTAGAGGAAGCCCATACCATTCGTGTCTCCCCAACAGAAACTTTTCcagataataattaaaaaactatgcttattttttagttttgttattattttattctcatttttcacttatttctagtttttgagattttgatgaatttattcaaatttttttCTGATTTCTATTGTTTATGGAGCTATGCCATCATGTTTTATACTTTTGGCTGCACATTTGTGGGCATCTTATCCATTCTTAATTCCTTTGAAGTAGTTGAAACTCAAAAATAAATCATGGTTtacaatatttattatttttttctgtaaaaaaaatttgaactacttgcaagcatgtcctaaccttTTCCTTCTTAATCCCCGCACGTCACGCATCTCTTGACCGAAAAACTAGAAATTTCAACAGTTATAGAATTGCTTCAAATTACGGACCCCAAAGTATAATTGGAATCAGTCCATTGGTGGCGTTTAAAATTTAGTGCAAGAATTCTGGTGGCCAGAAGAAAAACCTAACGCATGTTGGGGCGGGGAATCATCTACAGTCAACCCTTAACGTAAAAGTCAACCCACATGACCTCTGGACACGTTCCCTCCGCTCCTAGAACCCACCGGCGTTGACCTCCGCATCGTTTCGATAACAAGAAGCACGCCGCCAATCCATCCTAATGAACGGCGGTTCCTTATCGCGCGCAAACACCAACGCCATCAAAATCCATCCATTCGTCGACACGTGTATTTCTCATGTCAAAGCGATACGTTTCTGTCAGTGGAGACCATGACGCAAATTCCTGGTATGAATGACGGAACACCGGATCCGggtggagatttttttttttttttttttttttgcgggtAACGGAAGAGGGAACAAAGGTTCCTCGACACGTGGCAGATGGCTTGCTGGACAGCAAATAGCCGGAACTTCTCCCCGGACTTCTGAAAGCAAGCTTCCGTATTTATTTATTCCAGTTAATCCGGTGCTTCACGTCCGCCCCCCATTTCAAATGCACAAGACCTCCATGCTAACGGCACCAAGAACGTACCCGATCAACTGTACCCAAGtccacttttttaaaaaaaatattttaatagttTAAGTCGTTGCATAAGGATGCAGCTATAATACAATGCACCAGGATCGATCTCGATGTGTCGGCTAGGAAGTTGAtgaactagatttttttttttttataggctAGGTGGCTAGTTTTAGAAGGTGGTCGGCAAATTTGGAGatcatttataaatttatgcatGCTGACTTAACTAGGGTCTCATAATTTTTCATACTATAATCATTAAGATGTAGCATAATTAGCAATTTGGGAGCATGATCTTCGATAGCTTTAGATTTGTGTTATTTTGCattatgaaaagaataaaaaagttcTTGGTGTACTCTTTTTGACTTCAACTTTAGTAGGATCAGGGCCAATTCAATCTTTAAGCGACTGAGATGGTCATCTAAGGCTCCAGCCTAAAGACTCTTGGCTATAAATGCATCGAGGCTCTCAAAAAAGATTTTTAGCTATAAATGCATTAAGGTCAGACTCTTAACTATAAATGCAGTATTGAGGCCCCCAAGCCTAAAGACTTTTAGCTATAAATACATTGAGGCCTCCAAAAGACTCTCTGCTATAAGTGTATTGAGACTTCCAAATAATTTCCAAATGCATTTattattatgattattattttgtgctagggcgggtggatcatacctgacgtgtatggatacacccaataaaatcgaaAAACAAAATACCTCGGAGTGTCAGGGGCAACTCTCCATCTCCAGCCCACAGGGTACTACTAGAGTGACTGACTATATAAGCAGCCATCCAGTCTGCAGCCCCATTAGCTTCATAAAATACGTGCATAACCTGCAAGGCCTCTTATTAGTAAGGtcaccttaggcccccaaattcATTGAGCTGCTTCTGAGTAGGATAATTTAAGTATTTATCGGTGCCATGACCTAGGTTATGCAGTGTTAACTTGTTTTCAATGGTTGCTccgttaaaaataaaaatttggtgCTAAATCGGAAAAAAAAGCTAGTGAATTAATATAAATCATTGTGTCGAGCAACACAACATTGTACTATCCAAAAACTCACTTCTTGTCCCTCTCACCTAAAAATTATCATTTTGCAGAAACATGCAATACTAACAAAATCAGTGGCAAATGGCAAACCAACAAACAATCACAATCATCCATATAATCCCAAGGTTCTATTAGTATgaagtaattattatatttttatagattATAACAAATTGACTTAAAGCAGGCAATTCAAGATACCTTAGAGATCATAGGAGCACAGCTTTGCTTGGTGTGGTGGCACTTCACGTTGGGCCCACGGTCCTAATGGCTGGCTCATACGGTGGTTTCTTGCGTTGAGGGCATAGAGACTTTGCCCTTTCCAATTAGAAAACAAACATAGCACAGTTCGAGGAACAAAAGGGTAATAGATACAGCGGATCTCCAcaattcttttattattattattattattatgctaAAAAGCGGGCTTCCAGCCTTCCACCACCGGAAAACCGGGGCGACGCCAACGCATCCATTCGTCTCTTGCTGGAGCCAGCGGCGAAGCGGCGGTGCCGAGCGCTCCTCTCCGATCGTCTCAGCTTCTACTCCTTTTTCTCCACCCCAGGTGAGCTCCCTCTTTCCTCTTATGCCTTTTTGTcccctctttttttcctttttttttcaaatttttgattttttgtcgCATTTCCCTGAGATGATTTGTCGGATCTGACGCGGTCACCATGCTTCCGctttttttcttagttttatcTTGATTCGATCGGTGGGAATTTTGTTTGGTGCATTTTACTGGGGGTGATTAGGGTTTTCTTTGGCTTTTTTATGTGGTAATCTGGAGTTGTTCGATGATTTTGAGCAGTTAGGGTTTTGAAATTGATGTGATCTCTTGTTGGGTGTTTGGTGGAGCTCTTCGATTTGAATCATTATGTTAAACTTTGTGAtaaagtttgattttttttttcctttttacttTACTAAAGTTTGTATTTTTCTTGCTTTCCCGCTCGGATCTTCAGCTTCTGGGCGATGGGCGCATTAGGGTTTTGATCCCGGATCGAGGGTTTCCATTAAAGATGCAACCTTTATATCCTTTTTGACGAGAAGAAGTCAATTGGATTTGGTGAGAAGAGGATATCTGATTGCAGAGAGCTCTGAGCTCTTTGTCATGGCTGTTGCCCAAGGCAACAGCATTGGCCCACTCTACAACTCTTACAAGGTCCCTGGCCTCGTCGATCCAATCCTTGAAACCCCGCATATTTCCAACCTCGGAGATAGATACGTTTTAGGGGAACAATTGGGCTGGGGCCAGTTTGGGGTAATCCGGGCATGCTCTGACATGCTCACGGGGCAGACCCTTGCCTGCAAGTCCATAGCCAAAGACCGACTTGTCTCCTCAGATGACCTCCGCAGCGTCAAGCTCGAGATCGAGGTCATGGCCCGGCTCTCTGGCCACCCTAATGTCGTCGCCCTCAAGGCTGTCTATGAGGAGGAAGACTACGTTCACCTTGTCATGGAGCTGTGTGCTGGTGGGGAGCTCTTCCACCGCCTCGAGAAACACGGCCGCTTCTCGGAGCATGAGGCAGCCATCCTGTTCCGGCATCTCATGGAGGTGGTGATGTATTGCCATGACAAAGGCATTGTCCACAGGGACCTCAAGCCAGAGAACATTCTGCTGGCCACGAAGTCATCGTCTTCACCCATCAAGCTGGCAGATTTTGGGCTTGCCACCTATATCAAACCTGGTATTCTTTGAATTGTCAGACTTACTTCTAATTCAATTCACTATATTCTCTTGTTGTTTGTTTTGAATTTGTGTTAATAAACTGAACAGGGCAGAGCTTATATGGGACTGTTGGAAGTCCCTTTTACATAGCTCCGGAAGTACTTGCAGGGGGATACAATGAAGCCGCTGATGTATGGAGTGCAGGGGTTATTCTTTACATTCTTCTCAGTGGAATGCCACCCTTTGGGGGAAAGACCAAGTcgagaatttttgagttggttAGATCTGCTGAGCTACAGTTCCCATCTGAGCCATGGGGTGGTGTATCCCAATCTGCGAAGGATTTGATAGCTGGAATGCTATGTAGGGATCCTGCTCAAAGGCTTACAGCCAAAGAGGTTCTAGGTAAGCTGTGGCTGTTTATTTCAGTGTTTTAACTGAAACTAAGTGTGCGCTTAGAGGTGTAAATGAACCGAGCTTGGGCAAGCCAGGCTTATCTCTCTCTCAGCTGAACACAAGCTGCTAATTAACAGTTCATTTAAGAACACTAGTGAGAGCCTGAGGAGCCTAAGACTTTCATATATGTACTTTGAGTTAATTTCTATCTTTATATTTCAATATTATAGTTGAGTTATATTCGTTTGCAtgtaaattataaatattttaacaatTCTAATGTAAAAAATGctttctttattattgtatgacAGTTAGGATACTATATGTGTATTCCGAGCTTATTTGAGCTGAGTTCAAGGAAACCAACCATAGCTCTGGCTTGTTTGGTAAACAAGCAAGCTGAATTTGATCCAAATTCCTAATGTAACACAAGGTTCTCATTGCACCATAAAAAAAACACACAAGGTTATCATGAACGGCTGATAGTTCTTTGTgatctaaaaatttcaaatgcaCTAACTATAAGTTCTCATATGATCAAAATAGTCTGTCTATTTAATTTCTGCATAATGTGTCTGTCTATGCAtagatgtatttatttatttatttacatatGCTGCTTAATTAGTATTAAGCTTTAGATGTCTACTATTTTAATATATGGAAAGTTAAAAACTGCCCATCTTTACATGATAACGTTTCTCTTATTTCCATGCCGACAACAGTATCCAAAGAAGGGAGTTATAGTGTCAGCCATATGCAagtcattttctgtttttcacttTTTCTCTGATTCGTGGTGGCTTTTTCCAATTTTGGAGCTTCCCGGGCCATATTGCATGGCCATCTCAGACCTGAGGTTTGGGATTGCTTGTACCATCATACAGATCATTCCTTTGTATTGTAATCATTTGGTTCAGCTGATGGCATGTCCTAGCCTTTGAGCTGTTTTCTTCCCTTCTGCAGATCATTCCTGGATTAAAGAACATGTAGAGCAACCAAATGTTCCTTGTGGTCACTGCAATGATATAAATTTGGGACGTGGAGACTTGGGAAGTTGTTCTTTCTCTACCCCACTTGTCAATGCAAGTCGTGATGTCAGCTTTAGTACCCTTTCCCCTACTCCCTGCCAAACTCAGGCAGATCATTCTTCCCCTGCATTCTCTTGCAGATCATCATTCTCTACTTTTGTTGTTGATGCCTCTGCTCTCTCCCATACTGTTGGTTTATCTTTCCACAGCAGCTTTGAGTCAAACAGTCTCGAATTCTCGTCCCCGATTCCATTGATGCCTAGTTTTGCTTTCTTCAGTCCTCGGAATGATCAAGAAAACCTTTTGGGTTTCACAAGTGACAGATCAAAGGCCAACACAATTCAGAGAGGTAAAAGCTGTCCCACTTCTGCTTCTGAATTCATGTGTTCTGTTCTTGTTAACTAAAGTCTCTTTGTTTGTTGTGTACCGCAGACTCCAGCTTTGGGAAGCTCTTCATGCCTCCCGATCTTACAGCTTTCTTGAGACATGATGTTAGAAAATCAGAACACAAGGGGGCTGAGGTTAGAAAGGGCACGACAGCTTTATCCAGAACTGCCGGTATCCACAAGAGG
This Phoenix dactylifera cultivar Barhee BC4 unplaced genomic scaffold, palm_55x_up_171113_PBpolish2nd_filt_p 000312F, whole genome shotgun sequence DNA region includes the following protein-coding sequences:
- the LOC103723343 gene encoding calcium-dependent protein kinase 26-like, with product MAVAQGNSIGPLYNSYKVPGLVDPILETPHISNLGDRYVLGEQLGWGQFGVIRACSDMLTGQTLACKSIAKDRLVSSDDLRSVKLEIEVMARLSGHPNVVALKAVYEEEDYVHLVMELCAGGELFHRLEKHGRFSEHEAAILFRHLMEVVMYCHDKGIVHRDLKPENILLATKSSSSPIKLADFGLATYIKPGQSLYGTVGSPFYIAPEVLAGGYNEAADVWSAGVILYILLSGMPPFGGKTKSRIFELVRSAELQFPSEPWGGVSQSAKDLIAGMLCRDPAQRLTAKEVLDHSWIKEHVEQPNVPCGHCNDINLGRGDLGSCSFSTPLVNASRDVSFSTLSPTPCQTQADHSSPAFSCRSSFSTFVVDASALSHTVGLSFHSSFESNSLEFSSPIPLMPSFAFFSPRNDQENLLGFTSDRSKANTIQRDSSFGKLFMPPDLTAFLRHDVRKSEHKGAEVRKGTTALSRTAGIHKRRNHTIGLGEHEQQLDLMVSESVIRWASCTHLSSTPSLRSSLVC